In Archocentrus centrarchus isolate MPI-CPG fArcCen1 chromosome 16, fArcCen1, whole genome shotgun sequence, a single window of DNA contains:
- the LOC115794654 gene encoding paramyosin-like — translation MNSALHDLEEKHNSLLDDNKSIAAELVQVESQRDEQKKEILKHVKAITDLEDQWAKAEDDKRAQVLSVEAKMQAEIERMNSALHDLQEKHDSLLDDNKSIVAELVQVESQRDEQQKEILELLYAVRDLEDQRAKAEDDKRAQVESVEAKMQAEIERLNSAQHYLQEKHDSLLDQNKHVIAELVQVESQKGEQKEEILRLMKANRNLEDQWAKAEKDKQALVESVEAKMQAETERLNSVLHDLQEKHDSLLDQDKSIVAHLVQVERKRDEQQKEILQLVNSITDLEGQLKKAEKDKWAQVESVEAKMEAEIKRLNSALHDLQEKHDSLLDDNKSIAAELVQVESQRDEQKKEISKHVKAITDLEDQRAKAEDDKRAQVESVEAKMQAEIERMNSALHDLQEKCDSLLDQNKRVIDELVRVKSQKGEQKEEILRLMKANRNLEDQWTKAENDKQALVESVEAKMQAETERLNSVLHDLQEKHDSLLDDNKSIAAELVQVESQRDEQKEENLKLLNAVRDLEGQRAKAEDDKRAQVESVETKMQAEIERLNSALHDLQEKHDSLLDDNKSIAAELVQVESQRDEQKKEILKHVKAITDLEDQRAKAEDDKRAQVESVEAKMQAEIERLNSALHALQEKRDSLLDQNKCVIDELVRVKSQKGEQKEEILRLMKANRNLEDQWTKAENDKQAQVESVEAKMQAETERLNSVLHDLQEKHDSLLDDNKSITAELVQVESQRDEQKEEILRLMKANRNLEDQWVKAEKDKQALVESVEAKMQAEIERMNSALHDLQEKHDSLLDDNKSIVAELVQVESQRDEQQKEILELLYAVRDLEDQRAKAEDDKRAQVESVEAKMQAEIERLNSAQHYLQEKHDSLLDQNKHVIAELVQVESQKGEQKEEILRLMKANRNLEDQWAKAEKDKQVLVESVEAKMQAETERLNSVLHDLQEKHDSLLDQDKSIVAHLVQVERKRDEQQKEILQLVNSITDLEDQVESVEAKMEAEIKRLNSALHDLQEKHDSLLDDSKSIVAHLVQVESQRDEQQKEILKLMKSNRDLEDQQAKAEEEIMQKENELEKQSRIIADKQEQINDLNKAREITRWITEDLKDQLSLLQEEQTLADLREVHETAASEEMEDPVANLPPNMVQNSGSWSHCAKCLLKLGLGLIPAAIVSASVYYSYNARTDCSP, via the coding sequence gctgagctggtccaGGTTGAAAGCCAGAGAGATGAACAACAGAAGGAGATTTTAGAGCTTCTGTATGCTGTCCGAGATCTTGAAGACCAGCGGGCAAAGGCTGAAGATGACAAACGGGCCCAAGTGGAGTCTGTGGAGGCAAAAATGCAGGCAGAGATTGAAAGACTGAATTCTGCACAGCATTATCTTCAAGAAAAGCATGATTCTCTCCTGGATCAGAACAAGCATGTTATTGCTGAGCTGGTCCAGGTTGAAAGCCAGAAAGGTGAACAAAAGGAGGAGATTTTAAGGCTTATGAAAGCTAACAGAAACCTTGAAGACCAATGGGCAAAGGCTGAAAAAGATAAGCAGGCCCTAGTGGAGTCTGTGGAGGCAAAAATGCAGGCAGAGACTGAAAGACTGAATTCTGTACTGCATGATCTTCAAGAAAAGCACGATTCTCTCCTGGATCAGGACAAGAGCATTGTTGCTCATCTGGTCCAGGTCgaaagaaagagagatgaaCAACAGAAGGAGATTTTACAGCTTGTGAATTCTATCACAGATCTTGAAGGCCAATtgaaaaaggctgaaaaagatAAATGGGCACAAGTGGAGTCTGTGGAGGCAAAGATGGAGGCAGAGATTAAAAGACTGAATTCTGCACTGCATGATCTTCAGGAAAAGCACGATTCTCTCCTGGATGACAACAAGAGCATTGCTGCTGAGCTGGTCCAGGTTGAAAGCCAGAGAGATGAACAAAAGAAGGAGATTTCTAAACATGTAAAAGCTATCACAGATCTTGAAGACCAACGGGCAAAGGCTGAAGATGATAAACGGGCCCAAGTGGAGTCTGTGGAGGCAAAAATGCAGGCAGAGATTGAAAGAATGAATTCTGCACTGCATGATCTTCAAGAAAAGTGCGATTCTCTCCTGGATCAGAACAAGCGTGTTATTGATGAGCTGGTGCGGGTTAAAAGCCAGAAAGGTGAACAAAAGGAGGAGATTTTAAGGCTTATGAAAGCTAACAGAAACCTTGAAGACCAATGGACAAAGGCTGAAAACGATAAGCAGGCCCTAGTGGAGTCTGTGGAGGCAAAAATGCAGGCAGAGACTGAAAGACTGAATTCTGTACTGCATGATCTTCAAGAAAAGCACGATTCTCTCCTGGATGACAACAAGAGCATTGCTGCTGAGCTGGTCCAGGTTGAAAGCCAGAGAGATGAACAAAAGGAGGAGAATTTAAAGCTTCTGAATGCTGTCCGAGATCTTGAAGGCCAACGGGCAAAGGCTGAAGATGATAAAAGGGCCCAAGTGGAGTCTGTGGAGACAAAAATGCAGGCAGAGATTGAAAGACTGAACTCTGCACTGCATGATCTTCAAGAAAAGCACGATTCTCTCCTGGATGACAACAAGAGCATTGCTGCTGAGCTGGTCCAGGTTGAAAGCCAGAGAGATGAACAAAAGAAGGAGattttaaaacatgtaaaagctATCACAGATCTTGAAGACCAACGGGCAAAGGCTGAAGATGATAAACGGGCCCAAGTGGAGTCTGTGGAGGCAAAAATGCAGGCAGAGATTGAAAGACTGAATTCTGCACTGCATGCTCTTCAAGAAAAGCGGGATTCTCTCCTGGATCAGAACAAGTGTGTTATTGATGAGCTGGTGCGGGTTAAAAGCCAGAAAGGTGAACAAAAGGAGGAGATTTTAAGGCTTATGAAAGCTAACAGAAACCTTGAAGACCAATGGACAAAGGCTGAAAACGATAAGCAGGCCCAAGTGGAGTCTGTGGAGGCAAAAATGCAGGCAGAGACTGAAAGACTGAATTCTGTACTGCATGATCTTCAAGAAAAGCACGATTCTCTCCTGGATGACAACAAGAGCATTACTGCTGAGCTGGTCCAGGTTGAAAGCCAGAGAGATGAACAAAAGGAGGAGATTTTAAGGCTTATGAAAGCTAACAGAAACCTTGAAGACCAATGGGTAAAGGCTGAAAAAGATAAGCAGGCCCTAGTGGAGTCTGTGGAGGCAAAAATGCAGGCAGAGATTGAAAGAATGAATTCTGCACTGCATGATCTTCAAGAAAAGCACGATTCTCTTCTGGATGACAACAAGAGCattgttgctgagctggtccaGGTTGAAAGCCAGAGAGATGAACAACAGAAGGAGATTTTAGAGCTTCTGTATGCTGTCCGAGATCTTGAAGACCAGCGGGCAAAGGCTGAAGATGACAAACGGGCCCAAGTGGAGTCTGTGGAGGCAAAAATGCAGGCAGAGATTGAAAGACTGAATTCTGCACAGCATTATCTTCAAGAAAAGCACGATTCTCTCCTGGATCAGAACAAGCATGTTATTGCTGAGCTGGTCCAGGTTGAAAGCCAGAAAGGTGAACAAAAGGAGGAGATTTTAAGGCTTATGAAAGCTAACAGAAACCTTGAAGACCAATGGGCAAAGGCTGAAAAAGATAAGCAGGTCCTAGTGGAGTCTGTGGAGGCAAAAATGCAGGCAGAGACTGAAAGACTGAATTCTGTACTGCATGATCTTCAAGAAAAGCACGATTCTCTCCTGGATCAGGACAAGAGCATTGTTGCTCATCTGGTCCAGGTCgaaagaaagagagatgaaCAACAGAAGGAGATTTTACAGCTTGTGAATTCTATCACAGATCTTGAAGACCAAGTGGAGTCTGTGGAGGCAAAGATGGAGGCAGAGATTAAAAGACTGAATTCTGCACTGCATGATCTTCAGGAAAAGCACGATTCTCTCCTGGATGACAGCAAGAGCATTGTTGCTCATCTGGTCCAGGTTGAAAGCCAGAGAGATGAACAACAGAAGGAGATTTTAAAGCTTATGAAATCTAACAGAGACCTTGAAGACCAACAGGCAAAGGCTGAAGAAGAAATAATGCAGAAGGAAAATGAACTagaaaaacagagcagaatAATTGCAGATAAGCAGGAGCAGATAAATGATCTGAATAAAGCCAGAGAGATTACAAGATGGATAACTGAAGATCTTAAGGATCAGCTGAGTTTGCTCCAGGAGGAACAGACATTGGCTGATTTAAGAGAGGTACACGAAACTGCTGCATCTGAAGAAATGGAGGATCCTGTTGCAAACCTGCCTCCTAACATGGTTCAAAATAGTGGTTCATGGTCTCACTGTGCCAAATGCCTACTTAAACTAGGTTTAGGTCTAATTCCTGCAGCTATTGTGTCAGCCTCAGTGTATTACAGCTACAACGCACGTACCGACTGTTCTCCTTGA